Proteins from one Poseidonibacter antarcticus genomic window:
- a CDS encoding glycosyltransferase family 4 protein — MKPKILIDCISLLSPLTGIGRYTYAIAKKIEKNKDIQSSFFYGYYSKTLIQSTDKRDLKILKKLLSKSQILKKVARKIIGVSSRFFVPSYDLYWQPNFIPNEGIKAKKTITTVHDFSFILHKDFHPKERIEYFEKYFFKNIIRSDMLITGSEFSKQEILERLDFKDEQIKVIYHGIDHNLFKIHNDLKLDFEIPKKFIFSVGSIEPRKNLIGLLQAYNLLSDNIKNEYKLVLAGFKGWENKEIMNIINKNKENIIYLGFISDIELAKVYNLSSCFLFPSFYEGFGLPILESMACGTPVICSDTTSLPEVGADAVVYCNPYEIKDIKDKIELVLNDTKLQTRMIEKGLKRAKLFSWEKSAKEHLDLFEEVLKN, encoded by the coding sequence ATGAAGCCTAAGATTCTTATTGATTGTATTTCTTTATTATCTCCTTTAACTGGAATTGGTAGATATACTTATGCAATTGCTAAAAAAATAGAAAAGAACAAAGATATTCAAAGTAGTTTCTTTTATGGATATTATAGTAAAACATTGATTCAATCTACGGATAAAAGAGATTTGAAAATATTGAAGAAACTTTTATCGAAAAGTCAAATATTAAAAAAAGTAGCAAGAAAAATCATAGGAGTTTCTAGTAGATTTTTTGTTCCATCTTATGATCTTTATTGGCAACCTAATTTTATACCAAATGAAGGTATAAAAGCAAAGAAAACTATTACAACAGTACATGACTTTTCATTTATATTACATAAAGATTTCCATCCAAAAGAAAGAATAGAATATTTTGAAAAGTATTTTTTCAAAAATATAATTAGAAGCGATATGCTTATTACAGGATCAGAATTTTCTAAACAAGAGATTTTGGAAAGATTAGATTTTAAAGACGAGCAAATTAAAGTAATTTATCATGGAATAGACCATAATTTATTTAAAATTCATAATGATTTAAAATTGGATTTTGAAATTCCTAAGAAGTTTATATTTAGTGTTGGAAGTATAGAACCAAGAAAGAACTTGATTGGATTATTACAAGCATATAATCTTTTATCAGATAATATAAAAAATGAATATAAGCTTGTTCTGGCTGGGTTTAAAGGGTGGGAAAATAAAGAGATAATGAATATTATAAATAAAAACAAAGAAAATATTATTTATCTTGGTTTTATTTCTGATATTGAACTTGCAAAAGTTTACAATCTTAGCTCTTGTTTTTTATTTCCTTCTTTTTATGAAGGTTTTGGTTTACCTATTCTTGAATCTATGGCTTGTGGAACTCCTGTTATTTGTAGTGATACTACTTCTTTACCAGAAGTTGGTGCAGATGCTGTTGTATATTGTAATCCTTATGAGATAAAAGATATAAAAGATAAAATAGAATTGGTGTTAAATGATACAAAATTACAAACTAGGATGATAGAAAAAGGACTTAAAAGAGCAAAGTTGTTTTCATGGGAAAAATCAGCAAAAGAACATCTTGATTTATTTGAAGAAGTTTTAAAAAATTGA
- a CDS encoding NAD-dependent epimerase/dehydratase family protein, whose protein sequence is MKKVLITGINSFTGKHLEKYLKEKNFEVVGTTSKTCDITNKEDIVNVLNKFKPNFIIHLAGISFAAHKNNEDFYKINTIGTTNLLDAILQTNLKVENIILSSSATIYGNQCKEVLDESLCPKPANHYGASKYSMECLASGYFNKLPIIITRPFNYTGIGQAQHFLIPKIVSHFKENKKEIELGNLDVKREFNDVNFVCEVYSKLLITKEKSQIVNIASQNPIALLDVIKLMNKISGYEIKVLVNPAFVRKDEIKTLCGSSKKLFELIGEIKIDKIENTLKGLYEA, encoded by the coding sequence ATGAAAAAAGTCTTAATAACTGGAATTAATAGTTTCACAGGAAAACACTTAGAAAAATATCTAAAAGAGAAGAATTTTGAAGTAGTAGGTACTACTTCAAAAACTTGTGATATTACAAATAAAGAAGATATTGTAAATGTATTAAATAAATTTAAACCAAATTTTATAATTCATTTAGCTGGAATATCTTTTGCTGCACATAAAAACAATGAAGATTTTTATAAAATCAATACAATTGGAACAACAAACTTACTTGATGCAATTTTACAAACAAATTTAAAAGTAGAAAATATTATACTTTCAAGCTCTGCAACCATATATGGAAATCAATGTAAAGAAGTATTAGATGAATCTCTTTGTCCAAAGCCAGCTAATCATTATGGAGCTAGTAAATACTCTATGGAATGTTTAGCAAGTGGATATTTTAATAAATTACCAATAATTATTACAAGACCTTTTAATTATACAGGAATAGGACAAGCCCAACATTTTTTAATACCTAAAATTGTTTCTCACTTTAAAGAGAATAAAAAAGAAATAGAATTGGGTAATTTAGATGTAAAACGAGAATTTAATGATGTTAATTTTGTTTGTGAGGTTTATTCTAAGTTACTTATAACAAAAGAAAAAAGCCAAATAGTAAATATAGCTTCACAAAATCCTATTGCACTTTTAGATGTAATAAAACTAATGAATAAAATATCAGGATATGAAATAAAAGTTTTAGTAAATCCTGCTTTTGTGCGAAAAGATGAAATAAAAACTTTATGTGGAAGTTCAAAAAAACTTTTTGAATTAATAGGTGAAATAAAAATAGATAAAATAGAAAATACTTTAAAGGGCTTATATGAAGCCTAA